A part of Rattus norvegicus strain BN/NHsdMcwi chromosome 4, GRCr8, whole genome shotgun sequence genomic DNA contains:
- the Slco1a5 gene encoding solute carrier organic anion transporter family member 1A5 isoform X2 → MKDSIKFTSQDSGHEDLWREETMKYFLPFMKSLSCNPIYMLLILTSVLQINAFINMFTFLPKYLEQQYGKSTAEVVLLIGVYNLPPICIGYLLIGFIMKKFKITVKKAAYMAFCLSLFEYLLYFLHFMITCDNFPVAGLTASYEGVHHPLYVENKVLADCNRGCSCSTNSWDPVCGDNGLAYMSACLAGCKKSVGTGTNMVFQNCSCIRSSGNSSAVLGLCKKGPECANKLQYFLIMSVIGSFIYSITAIPGYMVLLRCIKPEEKSLGIGLHAFCTRVFAGIPAPIYFGALIDRTCLHWGTLKCGEPGACRMYNINNFRRIYLVLPAALRGSSYLPALFILILMRKFQFPGEIDSSETELAEMKITVKKSECTDVHGSPQVENDGELKTRL, encoded by the exons ATGAAGGATAGCATAAAATTCACAAGTCAAGACAGTGGACATGAAGACCTATGGAGGGAAGAGACTATGAAGT ATTTCTTGCCATTCATGAAGAGCCTCTCCTGCAATCCGATTTACATGCTTCTCATCCTTACAAGTGTGCTCCAGATAAATGCATTTATTAATATGTTTACCTTCTTGCCCAAATACCTGGAACAGCAATATGGGAAATCCACTGCAGAGGTGGTCCTTCTCATAG GTGTTTATAACTTACCTCCAATATGCATTGGATATTTACTTATTGGCTTTATTATGAAGAAGTTCAAGATTACTGTCAAGAAAGCTGCATACATGGCGTTCTGCCTCTCCCTGTTTGAGTACCTTCTGTATTTCTTGCACTTTATGATAACCTGCGATAACTTCCCAGTTGCCGGCTTAACTGCCTCTTATGAagg AGTTCACCACCCTCTGTATGTGGAGAACAAGGTCCTTGCTGACTGCAACAGAGGGTGTAGCTGCTCAACGAACTCCTGGGATCCAGTGTGTGGAGACAATGGCCTAGCATACATGTCCGCCTGCCTCGCAGGCTGTAAGAAGTCTGTTGGAACAGGAACCAACATG GTGTTTCAAAATTGCAGCTGCATCCGGTCATCAGGAAATTCATCTGCAGTCCTGGGGTTATGTAAAAAAGGCCCTGAGTGTGCTAATAAACTACAGTACTTTTTAATCATGTCAGTAATTGGCAGTTTCATCTACTCGATCACAGCCATACCTGGGTATATGGTTCTTCTGAG GTGTATCAAGCCTGAAGAGAAGTCGCTTGGGATTGGATTACATGCATTTTGCACAAGAGTATTCG CTGGCATTCCGGCACCCATTTACTTTGGCGCTTTGATAGACAGAACCTGTTTACATTGGGGAACCCTGAAATGTGGTGAGCCCGGGGCATGCAGGATGTACAATATAAATAACTTCAG GCGCATTTACCTAGTGTTGCCTGCAGCTCTTAGAGGATCAAGCTATCTCCCTGCACTCTTCATTCTGATACTTATGAGGAAATTCCAGTTCCCTGGGGAAATcgactcttcagaaactgaactTGCAGAGATGAAGATCACAGTGAAGAAAAGTGAGTGCACAGATGTGCATGGAAGTCCTCAGGTCGAGAATGACGGAGAACTGAAAACGAGGCTGTAA